A region from the Vulpes lagopus strain Blue_001 chromosome 5, ASM1834538v1, whole genome shotgun sequence genome encodes:
- the MTLN gene encoding mitoregulin → MADVSERTLQLSVLVAFASGVLVGWQANRLRRRYLDWRKRRLQDKLATTQKKLDLA, encoded by the coding sequence ATGGCGGACGTGTCCGAGAGGACGCTGCAGCTGTCTGTGCTGGTGGCCTTCGCGTCCGGGGTGCTCGTGGGCTGGCAGGCGAACCGGCTGCGGAGGCGCTACCTGGACTGGAGGAAGCGGAGGCTGCAGGACAAGCTGGCGACGACTCAGAAGAAGCTGGACCTGGCCTGA